A DNA window from Maribellus comscasis contains the following coding sequences:
- a CDS encoding CD225/dispanin family protein, producing the protein MNNQQEDLQTPPANYLVWAILTTILCCLPLGIVSIIYAAQVNSKWMAGDYAGAQSASRNAKIWAWVSFGAAILGAVIWFILAALGVVVGGILGLFDF; encoded by the coding sequence ATGAATAATCAACAGGAAGATTTACAGACACCTCCGGCCAACTATTTGGTTTGGGCTATTTTGACAACAATTTTATGTTGCCTGCCTTTGGGTATTGTATCTATAATTTATGCTGCCCAGGTTAATTCTAAGTGGATGGCAGGTGATTATGCAGGGGCTCAAAGTGCGAGCAGAAATGCGAAGATTTGGGCCTGGGTTTCCTTTGGTGCAGCAATTTTGGGAGCTGTTATCTGGTTTATATTAGCCGCACTTGGAGTTGTTGTTGGAGGGATTTTAGGACTTTTTGATTTTTAG
- a CDS encoding DUF2752 domain-containing protein, protein MRIFLRTGLLILFSGLAVLFFVLDPIENALFPRCVFHSLTGYYCPGCGSQRAIHSLLHLDFASVVRNNVLFLPAVLLLIYHYSHPILNKSLNWKLPNIFYLKQTPWIILIVIVLFWVLRNIPNIPFSVLAPN, encoded by the coding sequence ATGAGGATATTTTTACGAACAGGGCTGCTGATTTTGTTTTCAGGATTAGCAGTCCTTTTTTTTGTTTTGGATCCAATTGAGAATGCGCTTTTCCCCCGATGTGTTTTTCATTCGTTGACAGGATATTATTGTCCGGGCTGCGGGTCACAAAGAGCCATACACAGCTTGCTTCATCTGGATTTTGCCAGTGTTGTCCGAAATAATGTTCTTTTTTTACCGGCTGTTTTGCTGCTTATTTATCATTATTCCCATCCCATACTTAATAAAAGTTTGAATTGGAAATTACCCAACATTTTTTATCTCAAACAAACCCCTTGGATTATTTTGATTGTTATTGTGCTGTTCTGGGTTTTACGTAATATTCCCAACATTCCATTTTCAGTTTTAGCCCCTAATTGA
- a CDS encoding AmpG family muropeptide MFS transporter, translating to MAKQTTRNPWAWIPTLYFAEGLPYVLVMTVSVIMYKRLEISNTDIALYTSWLYLPWVIKPLWSPIVDILKTKRYWIVAMQLIIGGALAGVAFTIPAGNFFQYTLAFFWLLAFSSATHDIAADGFYMLGLTKHDQAFFIGIRNTFYRIAMLAGQGLFVILAGQMEKITSDIQWAWSLTFFIIAALFTLFFVWHLFILPYPASDSKRQAKSLKQVFAGFGETFISFFKKEGIVLSIIFILIFRLGEAQLVKLASPFLLDSPDVGGLGLSTSNIGFIYGTAGMIALTLGGILGGIVVSRQGLKKWMLPMVFAMNLPNLVYVFLAFIQPQNLWIVTGSVIIEQFGYGFGFTAFMLYLIYISDGQHKTAHYALCTGFMALGMMLPGMISGWIEELIGYKYFFIWVMACTLPGFIIINYLKYDPKFGMKEKEKEKS from the coding sequence ATGGCTAAACAAACAACTCGAAATCCATGGGCGTGGATACCAACACTTTATTTTGCAGAAGGTTTGCCCTATGTGTTAGTAATGACAGTATCGGTAATAATGTATAAACGGTTGGAAATTTCCAATACCGATATTGCACTTTATACAAGCTGGCTGTATTTACCGTGGGTTATCAAACCACTTTGGAGCCCAATTGTTGATATTTTGAAAACCAAACGCTACTGGATTGTGGCGATGCAGCTTATTATTGGCGGTGCACTGGCTGGTGTTGCTTTTACAATTCCAGCCGGGAACTTTTTTCAGTATACACTTGCTTTTTTCTGGTTACTTGCGTTTAGTTCTGCCACTCACGATATTGCTGCCGACGGTTTTTATATGCTCGGTCTTACCAAACACGACCAGGCTTTTTTTATCGGAATAAGAAACACTTTTTACCGGATTGCAATGCTGGCAGGTCAGGGACTGTTTGTAATATTAGCCGGGCAAATGGAAAAAATCACCAGTGATATTCAATGGGCGTGGAGCCTTACATTTTTTATAATTGCAGCTTTGTTTACGCTCTTTTTTGTTTGGCACCTGTTTATTCTTCCCTATCCTGCCAGCGATTCTAAACGTCAGGCAAAATCGCTAAAACAAGTTTTTGCCGGTTTTGGCGAGACTTTTATCTCCTTTTTTAAAAAAGAAGGAATTGTATTATCCATTATTTTTATTTTAATCTTCCGCCTGGGGGAAGCACAATTGGTAAAGCTTGCATCTCCCTTTTTACTTGATAGTCCTGATGTTGGCGGACTTGGTCTAAGCACCAGTAACATTGGTTTTATATACGGAACAGCAGGAATGATCGCATTAACACTTGGCGGAATTCTTGGCGGGATTGTAGTTTCCCGGCAAGGTTTAAAAAAATGGATGCTGCCCATGGTTTTTGCGATGAACCTACCCAACCTTGTTTATGTTTTTCTGGCTTTTATTCAACCTCAGAATTTATGGATAGTAACCGGTTCTGTTATTATTGAACAATTTGGCTATGGTTTTGGATTTACTGCTTTTATGTTATATCTGATATACATTTCAGATGGTCAGCACAAAACAGCACACTACGCCCTTTGTACCGGTTTTATGGCTTTGGGAATGATGCTTCCCGGAATGATTAGTGGCTGGATTGAGGAATTGATCGGCTATAAGTACTTTTTTATTTGGGTGATGGCATGCACACTTCCCGGGTTTATCATTATTAATTACTTGAAATACGATCCAAAATTTGGAATGAAAGAAAAAGAAAAAGAAAAAAGTTAG
- a CDS encoding SpoIID/LytB domain-containing protein → MKNQPKIEVGIIACEELQFALSGQFSSKNSEFSGTFKAVVKNGQVVLSKNSKETEITNEFIFQPTNNDSFFELNNVIIGVNFHWEQKENQQFKGSLKLIPEHEKVRAINIIDLEEYLKSVISSEMSATSSPDLLKAHAVISRSWLLAQIEKTKSLQAGGALYQTSHETEDEIVRWYDREDHHNFDVCADDHCQRYQGITKIHSEKALKAVEDTSGEVLVYDDKICDARFSKCCGGIAESFENVWEPVTHPYLTKVVDNKKSPRNFNLNLGDESNAEKWIRNNPPAFCNTSDKKVLSQVLPDFDQTTTDFYRWKVGYTQKEISELIKKRSGIDFGKIIKLEPVKRGVSGRLIKLKIRGTKKTLTVGKELEIRKWLSESHLYSAAFVVDHLDVEEGIPQKIVLSGAGWGHGVGLCQIGAAVMGGQGYSYKKILNHYFRSAKIKKLYQDG, encoded by the coding sequence ATGAAAAATCAACCTAAAATTGAAGTTGGAATAATTGCCTGTGAAGAACTACAATTTGCACTTTCAGGGCAATTCTCAAGCAAAAATTCTGAATTCAGCGGAACATTTAAAGCTGTTGTAAAAAACGGCCAAGTTGTACTTTCCAAAAATTCAAAAGAAACAGAAATAACAAACGAATTTATATTTCAGCCTACAAACAACGATTCGTTTTTTGAATTAAATAATGTAATCATTGGCGTAAATTTTCACTGGGAACAAAAAGAAAACCAGCAATTTAAAGGAAGCTTAAAATTAATTCCGGAACACGAAAAAGTGCGGGCGATAAACATCATCGATTTGGAAGAGTACCTGAAAAGTGTGATTTCGTCGGAAATGAGCGCCACCAGTTCACCCGATTTGTTAAAAGCGCACGCTGTAATTTCGCGAAGCTGGCTGCTGGCGCAAATTGAAAAAACGAAGTCGCTGCAGGCTGGCGGCGCCTTGTATCAAACATCGCATGAAACAGAGGATGAAATCGTTCGTTGGTATGATCGCGAAGATCACCACAATTTTGATGTGTGTGCCGACGACCACTGCCAGCGTTACCAGGGAATCACCAAAATTCACTCCGAAAAAGCGTTAAAAGCAGTGGAAGATACCAGCGGAGAAGTACTCGTTTACGACGACAAAATTTGCGATGCGCGCTTTTCAAAATGTTGCGGCGGCATAGCCGAAAGTTTTGAAAATGTTTGGGAACCGGTAACCCACCCGTATTTAACAAAAGTGGTTGACAACAAAAAAAGTCCCCGGAATTTCAATCTTAATCTGGGAGATGAAAGCAATGCAGAAAAGTGGATTCGCAACAATCCGCCGGCATTCTGCAACACCAGCGATAAAAAAGTCTTGTCTCAGGTTTTGCCCGATTTTGACCAGACCACTACCGATTTTTACCGTTGGAAAGTGGGATACACTCAAAAAGAAATTTCAGAATTAATAAAAAAACGTTCGGGAATCGATTTTGGCAAAATAATAAAACTGGAGCCCGTTAAACGTGGTGTTTCAGGCAGATTAATCAAACTAAAAATACGCGGAACAAAAAAGACGCTCACCGTTGGCAAAGAACTGGAAATCAGAAAATGGTTATCGGAATCGCATCTTTACAGCGCTGCATTTGTAGTAGATCATTTGGATGTTGAAGAGGGAATTCCGCAGAAAATTGTGTTAAGCGGAGCAGGTTGGGGACACGGAGTTGGCCTTTGCCAGATTGGAGCTGCTGTAATGGGTGGACAAGGCTACTCGTACAAAAAAATATTAAATCATTACTTTAGAAGTGCCAAAATAAAAAAACTATATCAGGATGGCTAA
- a CDS encoding DUF4922 domain-containing protein, translated as MENRIIPQEELSKFGSVQSINEQAKSLIEQQRLTWKVAAKNFSALATIQTKNFDFGHFKITVQFNAERIRSSAAKTDAKSLAGRTCFLCLKNMQQKQKGILFQNKYLILTNPYPIFPKHLTISNREHIPQQILSHFHDMLQLSKNLPDFTVFYNGPKCGASAPDHFHFQAGSTNIMRVEKEFDELEKNHSQILLQTNDIKIVATENYLRRFIAIVASKKELLEEKFKQIFDLLDIKNGEEPMLNVLCNYTKNQWRVIIFPREKQRPSHFFRDDEQKIVVGPASVEMGGILVLPREEDFKKITKKEIEEIYSEVSISKEKFSPVLKKISRLK; from the coding sequence TTGGAAAATAGAATTATCCCACAAGAAGAACTCTCGAAATTCGGCTCTGTTCAAAGTATTAACGAACAGGCAAAATCACTTATAGAACAGCAAAGATTAACCTGGAAAGTGGCTGCAAAAAACTTTAGTGCTTTGGCAACTATTCAAACCAAAAATTTTGATTTTGGACACTTTAAAATTACGGTTCAGTTTAATGCCGAACGTATTCGCTCTTCGGCTGCAAAAACCGATGCAAAAAGTCTTGCCGGGCGCACGTGTTTTCTTTGTTTGAAAAATATGCAGCAAAAACAAAAGGGAATTCTTTTCCAAAATAAATACCTGATTTTAACAAATCCCTATCCGATTTTCCCCAAACATTTAACAATTTCAAACCGGGAACATATTCCACAACAAATTTTGTCTCATTTTCATGATATGCTGCAATTGAGTAAAAATTTGCCCGACTTCACCGTTTTTTACAACGGCCCGAAATGCGGAGCTTCTGCTCCCGACCATTTTCATTTCCAGGCCGGAAGCACAAACATTATGCGCGTGGAAAAAGAATTTGATGAACTTGAAAAAAATCATTCGCAAATTCTCCTTCAAACCAACGACATCAAAATAGTTGCCACCGAAAATTATCTTCGGCGGTTTATCGCCATCGTCGCCTCAAAAAAAGAGTTGCTTGAAGAAAAATTTAAACAGATTTTCGATTTACTCGACATAAAAAACGGAGAAGAACCAATGCTGAATGTGCTTTGTAATTATACTAAAAATCAGTGGAGAGTTATTATTTTTCCGAGAGAAAAACAACGGCCATCCCACTTTTTCAGAGACGATGAGCAAAAGATTGTTGTAGGACCGGCATCGGTTGAGATGGGAGGAATTCTGGTTTTACCCCGTGAGGAAGATTTTAAAAAAATTACGAAAAAAGAAATAGAAGAAATCTACTCGGAAGTGAGTATCTCGAAAGAAAAATTTAGTCCGGTCTTAAAAAAAATAAGCAGACTGAAATAG
- a CDS encoding glycosyltransferase family 2 protein — MNQKTDIFLAFSGTAETQKLVSEFRAIKEVKQIFIVAPEAVQIQDAETLVSSTPLSTSFIKQMAQKSKAEFAFVALQNTPLEIGQFSLERLTGAAKNTGAAMIYSDYMEIKNGERINHPVIDYQEGSLRDDFNFGPVQFYRSDVLKSFAEDEFSMAGYYALRLHASRLGELIRIPEFLFTMVETDTRKSGEKQFDYVSNLAREKQVEMEKACTSHLKKIGAFLHPPYKEINLSEEEFPVEATVVIPVRNRIKTIKDAVNSALNQKTNFKFNLIVVDNYSSDGTTEILAEYAKEKKLIHIVPKRKDLGIGGCWNEAIFDKNCGKFAVQLDSDDLYSSENTLQKIVEQFYEEKCAMVIGSYQMTNFALEEIPPGIIDHKEWTPDNGPNNALRINGLGAPRAFYTPVLRELKMPNVSYGEDYAVGLAISREYKIGRIYEPLYLCRRWEDNTDASLDINKLNAHNLYKDRIRTIELKARLRQLVSRSNSKQ; from the coding sequence ATGAATCAAAAAACCGACATATTTCTTGCATTTAGCGGAACAGCAGAAACGCAAAAACTGGTTTCAGAATTTCGTGCAATTAAGGAAGTGAAACAAATTTTTATAGTTGCGCCGGAGGCTGTTCAGATTCAGGATGCTGAAACTTTGGTAAGCAGCACGCCTTTGTCAACCTCGTTTATAAAACAAATGGCACAAAAAAGTAAAGCTGAATTTGCTTTTGTTGCTTTGCAAAACACTCCGCTTGAAATCGGGCAATTTTCGCTGGAACGTTTGACTGGTGCTGCCAAAAATACAGGGGCAGCAATGATCTATTCAGATTACATGGAAATAAAAAATGGTGAGCGGATAAACCACCCTGTTATTGATTACCAGGAAGGGAGTTTGCGCGACGATTTCAACTTTGGCCCGGTGCAGTTTTATCGTTCCGATGTATTAAAAAGTTTTGCGGAAGACGAATTTTCCATGGCCGGATATTATGCACTTCGGTTGCACGCATCGCGTTTAGGTGAATTGATTCGAATTCCGGAATTTCTTTTCACCATGGTTGAAACCGACACCCGTAAATCGGGCGAAAAACAGTTTGATTATGTGAGCAACCTTGCCCGTGAAAAACAAGTTGAAATGGAAAAAGCCTGCACCAGCCATTTGAAAAAAATTGGCGCTTTTTTGCATCCACCCTATAAAGAAATCAATCTTTCAGAAGAAGAGTTTCCGGTAGAAGCAACAGTGGTTATTCCTGTGCGAAACCGCATTAAAACGATAAAAGATGCGGTAAATTCAGCGCTGAATCAAAAAACCAATTTTAAATTTAATTTAATTGTAGTTGATAATTATTCTTCCGATGGAACCACCGAAATTTTGGCCGAATATGCTAAAGAAAAAAAACTCATTCATATTGTTCCGAAACGAAAAGATTTAGGGATTGGTGGATGCTGGAATGAAGCCATTTTTGATAAAAACTGCGGAAAATTTGCAGTTCAGCTCGACAGTGACGATTTGTATTCTTCGGAAAATACACTGCAAAAAATCGTTGAACAATTTTACGAAGAAAAGTGCGCAATGGTAATTGGCTCATACCAAATGACCAATTTTGCATTGGAGGAGATTCCACCGGGAATCATTGACCACAAGGAATGGACACCGGATAACGGGCCAAATAACGCGTTACGCATTAACGGACTTGGCGCCCCACGGGCATTTTACACTCCGGTTTTGCGCGAATTAAAGATGCCCAATGTTAGTTATGGTGAAGATTATGCGGTTGGACTGGCCATTTCACGCGAATATAAAATCGGACGGATTTATGAACCATTGTATTTATGCCGCCGCTGGGAAGATAACACTGATGCATCGCTGGATATCAACAAACTAAATGCGCACAATTTATACAAAGACCGAATTCGAACAATTGAATTGAAAGCGAGGTTGAGGCAGTTAGTCAGTCGCAGTAATAGCAAGCAGTAA
- a CDS encoding alpha-L-fucosidase, translating to MYSKLLFFLAVAVILISCNSSQKQILPAKSHLEWSDAEIGALFHLDVQVFEPEYKWRETRDHQPNPSVFNPKQLDTDQWIKAAKSAGATYAVLVAKHCSGFSLWPTKAHEYSVKSSPWKNGEGDVVKDFIASCKKYGVKPGIYASASANAYCHVDNPGLVLSGDSDEQKKYNEIVKTQLTELWTQYGDLFEIWFDGGVLPPDKGGIEMLSLLEKYQPNAIAFQGPYGFTNNIRWVGNENGVAPYPCWARADSTTSATGLIQIKGLNGNPDGAFWCPGEADFPLREHAFQGGWFWHEGEDSTLRSVNDLMERYIQSVGRNTNMLLGIVVDDRGLVPDADVTRLAEFGNELKSQFAESLGRTGGKGNIFTVNFPSPQKINYVVIEEDISKGERIRDYKLFVKQEENWKQISEGSCIGHKRIEKTPNLITTGIKIEITRAFGTPLIKEINCY from the coding sequence ATGTATTCAAAACTATTATTTTTTTTAGCTGTAGCAGTAATTCTTATTTCCTGCAACAGCTCTCAAAAACAAATTCTTCCTGCAAAATCCCACCTCGAATGGTCAGATGCAGAAATAGGTGCATTATTTCACCTCGACGTCCAGGTATTTGAGCCGGAATATAAATGGCGTGAAACCAGAGACCATCAACCCAATCCGTCGGTATTTAATCCAAAACAACTCGATACGGATCAATGGATAAAAGCGGCTAAATCGGCAGGGGCAACCTACGCAGTGCTGGTGGCCAAACATTGCAGTGGTTTTAGTCTTTGGCCAACAAAAGCTCACGAATATAGTGTAAAAAGTTCACCCTGGAAGAACGGAGAAGGCGACGTTGTAAAAGATTTTATCGCCTCCTGCAAAAAATATGGAGTGAAGCCGGGGATTTACGCCAGCGCTTCTGCAAATGCTTATTGTCATGTCGACAATCCGGGCCTGGTTTTGTCCGGCGATTCAGATGAGCAAAAAAAGTATAACGAAATTGTAAAAACACAACTCACCGAACTTTGGACGCAATACGGAGATTTATTTGAAATATGGTTTGATGGCGGTGTTTTACCTCCTGACAAAGGAGGGATTGAGATGCTTTCATTGCTGGAAAAATACCAGCCCAATGCCATCGCCTTTCAGGGGCCCTATGGTTTTACCAACAATATACGCTGGGTTGGAAATGAAAATGGTGTGGCTCCCTATCCCTGCTGGGCAAGGGCCGATTCCACCACATCAGCTACCGGATTGATTCAGATAAAAGGATTAAATGGCAACCCCGATGGCGCGTTCTGGTGTCCGGGAGAAGCAGATTTTCCGTTGCGGGAACATGCGTTTCAGGGAGGCTGGTTCTGGCACGAAGGAGAGGACTCTACCTTAAGGAGTGTAAATGATTTAATGGAACGCTATATTCAATCGGTAGGAAGAAATACCAACATGTTACTTGGTATAGTAGTCGACGACAGAGGGCTCGTTCCGGATGCTGACGTTACAAGGCTGGCTGAATTTGGAAACGAATTAAAAAGCCAGTTTGCGGAGTCACTGGGGCGTACCGGGGGAAAAGGAAACATTTTTACTGTAAATTTTCCATCGCCACAAAAAATAAACTATGTGGTAATAGAAGAAGACATATCGAAGGGAGAACGAATCAGAGATTATAAACTTTTTGTGAAACAAGAAGAGAATTGGAAACAAATAAGTGAGGGGAGTTGTATCGGACACAAACGAATTGAAAAAACACCAAACCTGATTACAACCGGGATTAAGATCGAAATTACTCGTGCCTTCGGAACACCGTTAATTAAAGAAATAAACTGTTACTAA
- a CDS encoding RNA polymerase sigma-70 factor, which produces MKDKTDAKILSGIRRGDSKSFDLLFDNYYDRLCNYVTSIIQNNEAAEDIIQDLFANMWVNRKRLSVQVSLKSYLFRSSYNASLDYLKHLKVENRYQTGISEQFPPSFNDSLEFLELLESMEESIEQLPEQCKVIFKLSRFEQLKYREIAEKLSVSENTVDTQIRRALKKLREDFKDYLALLLIFLRIFF; this is translated from the coding sequence ATGAAGGATAAAACCGATGCGAAAATATTATCCGGAATCAGAAGAGGGGATTCAAAATCTTTTGATTTACTGTTTGATAATTACTATGACAGGCTCTGTAATTACGTAACTTCAATAATTCAAAACAATGAAGCAGCTGAAGATATTATACAGGATTTGTTTGCAAATATGTGGGTAAATCGCAAAAGATTGTCTGTCCAGGTGTCTTTAAAATCGTATCTGTTTCGTTCCTCTTATAATGCAAGTCTCGATTATTTAAAGCATTTAAAAGTTGAAAATCGATATCAAACCGGTATTTCAGAACAATTTCCTCCTTCATTTAACGACAGTTTAGAGTTTTTGGAATTACTTGAATCAATGGAAGAGAGTATTGAGCAGTTGCCGGAACAATGCAAAGTAATATTTAAGCTTAGTCGGTTTGAGCAGTTAAAATACCGCGAAATTGCCGAAAAACTTTCTGTTTCAGAAAATACTGTTGATACTCAAATTCGCCGGGCGTTAAAAAAATTACGGGAGGATTTTAAAGACTATCTGGCACTTCTTCTGATATTTCTGCGAATATTTTTTTAA